One Malassezia restricta chromosome III, complete sequence DNA segment encodes these proteins:
- a CDS encoding phosphatidylserine decarboxylase, which translates to MPNESRQAFGVERVPLHDSLNKSPEEDDDLVGLRVDLLRLRTQDTMPASVDVILSIRGSFEGNQPSYYVAQHETELDYDFGHESKLVELPPSCCATREANTVHSGMLHRSKRMILGFGRRRTRGVSGEVPTTSQGSIRPQRMRSHSSPAPPSMEVTHQMGIEFRVLLDDGKKQICVGECMYSVTEVSDQALWLPIITKQGHLHSGLQVTLSLLNENQWHQYKLERSLITAPADEPVGMVEEDEHFVNEVIFDRVDEDEDEDEGSAMDEPPIEQLQRSRHFGMRRHTRRLHTQAPQETTALSDTDTLPHGALSSQLVRRKHRRRLGLARRQQRHYSAIHTAGQLGLDTHGVQGIITMEVVSARDLPRWRNMTYTSFDMDPFVVVSFHRKVFRTRVCRHTLNPEWREKLYVHVHSRETSYNVRFAVYDWDNMSSNDYVGEVSLEIRMLMEAAEKGSGKVALDLPLEREGHDEDAKFGVGKPRPTLQLEAAYQSYSALRRQFWREMLRLYDTNESGSIDMDELHTMLMSLGSSLTPTTLAGFFERFGKNPYVDGLTLDEGVRALEEELEKSWAHRCDPETADDTDDAVDVERVIQLRECPWCHMPYLSHANESDVVTHLALCSSQEGRAVDDFMVSNFVTATQARRKWYTNMFKTMSQGVYQIGANSANILVQDRLTGQLVEEKMQVYVRLGIRLLYQGAKSRMEGARARRILRNMTIKQGAKYDQPSSVRAIKPFVMFHNIDEHEMVDALDSFTTFNEFFCRRIDMSLRPLAEPDNSACLVSCADCRLMAFENVDQATKLWIKGRHFSIARLLGSNISHEQFALLIFRLAPQDYHRFHAPVDGVVGPPKWLEGEYYTVNPMAIRSAIDVYGENTRVVIPITTHDFGTVYLVAIGAMMVGSIVMTAQQGQHVQRNDELGYFKFGGSTLVLLVDAARVQWDDDLLVNSDACIETLVRVGMRMGHARTLPDSVGEETRPR; encoded by the coding sequence ATGCCAAATGAATCAAGGCAAGCATTTGGGGTTGAGCGTGTGCCCCTCCATGACAGCTTAAACAAGAGTCCTGAAGAGGATGACGACTTAGTTGGGCTAAGGGTGGACTTACTTCGTTTGCGAACTCAAGACACAATGCCCGCCAGTGTAGATGTGATTCTATCCATTCGTGGCTCATTTGAAGGGAATCAGCCTTCATATTACGTGGCTCAGCACGAGACTGAATTGGATTACGATTTTGGGCATGAGAGCAAGTTGGTAGAATTGCCTCCGTCATGCTGTGCAACTAGAGAAGCGAACACTGTGCATTCAGGTATGCTTCATCGATCAAAGCGCATGATACTGGGCTTCGGCCGTCGTCGCACGCGGGGCGTGTCTGGTGAAGTTCCGACAACATCTCAGGGATCGATACGTCCACAGCGCATGCGGTCTCATTCGAgtccggcgccgccgagtATGGAAGTCACACATCAGATGGGGATAGAATTTCGCGTGCTACTGGATGACGGGAAAAAACAGATATGTGTGGGAGAATGCATGTATTCAGTAACCGAAGTATCGGACCAAGCGTTGTGGCTGCCTATAATCACCAAACAGGGGCACCTGCATAGTGGTCTGCAGGTCACTTTGTCACTCCTTAACGAAAACCAATGGCACCAGTACAAATTGGAACGTTCTTTGATTACTGCGCCGGCTGATGAGCCTGTGGGAATGGTCGAAGAGGATGAGCATTTCGTGAATGAAGTGATTTTCGACCGGGTtgatgaggacgaggatgaggaTGAAGGCAGTGCTATGGATGAGCCACCAATTGAGCAGCTACAGCGTTCTCGGCACTTTGGTATGCGGCGCCATACGAGACGTTTGCATACCCAGGCGCCACAGGAGACCACGGCGCTCAGCGACACTGACACACTCCCCCATGGAGCATTGAGTTCTCAGCTTGTACGGCGTAAGCATCGAAGGAGACTAGGCCTTGCACGaaggcagcagcgccatTACTCTGCCATTCATACAGCTGGTCAGCTTGGTCTTGACACCCATGGTGTGCAAGGCATCATCACGATGGAAGTCGTTAGCGCGCGAGACTTGCCCCGTTGGCGTAACATGACGTATACATCTTTTGATATGGATCCGTTTGTTGTGGTATCCTTTCACCGCAAAGTGTTCCGCACGCGCGTTTGTCGGCACACACTCAATCCTGAATGGCGTGAAAAGCTGTATGTGCACGTCCACAGTCGTGAGACGAGTTATAATGTGCGGTTCGCTGTCTATGACTGGGATAATATGTCATCCAACGATTACGTGGGTGAAGTGAGCTTGGAGATACGTATGTTGATGGAGGCTGCCGAGAAAGGTAGTGGCAAGGTCGCGCTGGACCTGCCGCTTGAACGAGAGGGGCATGACGAGGATGCCAAGTTTGGTGTTGGCAAGCCGCGGCCGACACTGCAACTCGAAGCCGCATACCAATCCTACTCAGCGCTGCGCCGTCAGTTCTGGCGCGAAATGTTACGATTGTACGACACGAATGAGTCAGGCAGCATtgacatggacgagctACATACAATGCTTATGAGTTTGGGGAGTTCTTTGACGCCCACCACCCTGGCAGGCTTTTTTGAACGATTTGGCAAGAACCCGTATGTCGATGGCCTCACGCTAGACGAGGGTGTGCGAGCTCTCGAGGAAGAGCTAGAAAAATCGTGGGCCCATCGATGTGATCCTGAGACCGCTGACGACACGGACGATGCAGTGGACGTGGAGCGGGTGATTCAACTGCGAGAGTGTCCTTGGTGCCACATGCCATATCTCTCGCACGCTAACGAGAGCGATGTTGTGACGCATTTGGCGCTATGCTCATCGCAAGAGGGTCGTGCTGTGGATGACTTCATGGTGTCCAATTTTGTCACAGCGACACAAGCGCGGCGCAAATGGTATACAAATATGTTCAAAACCATGAGTCAAGGCGTGTATCAGATTGGAGCCAACAGTGCCAATATACTCGTGCAGGACCGCTTGACAGGCCAGCTTGTGGAAGAGAAAATGCAGGTGTACGTGCGCTTGGGAATTCGGCTCCTATACCAAGGCGCCAAGAGCCGTATGgaaggcgctcgtgcacgccgAATCCTGCGCAATATGACCATTAAGCAAGGTGCCAAGTACGATCAGCCCAGCAGTGTACGGGCCATCAAGCCATTTGTCATGTTTCACAATATTGACGAACACGAGATGGTCGATGCCTTGGACTCATTTACAACATTCAACGAGTTTTTTTGTCGACGCATCGACATGTCGCTGCGGCCCCTGGCAGAACCTGATAATTCTGCTTGTTTGGTGAGCTGTGCCGACTGTCGCCTGATGGCCTTTGAGAATGTGGATCAAGCCACAAAGCTGTGGATCAAGGGCCGTCACTTTTCTATCGCAAGACTGCTCGGATCAAACATATCACACGAGCAATTTGCCTTATTGATCTTCCGGCTCGCTCCACAGGACTATCATCGGTTTCATGCACCTGTCGACGGTGTGGTCGGTCCACCCAAATGGCTCGAGGGCGAGTACTATACAGTTAACCCTATGGCGATTCGAAGCGCCATTGATGTGTATGGTGAGAACACGCGCGTTGTAATTCCCATCACAACGCATGATTTTGGTACCGTGTACCTGGTCGCAATCGGTGCCATGATGGTCGGTTCAATTGTCATGACAGCCCAACAGGGCCAGCATGTGCAACGTAACGACGAACTGGGTTATTTCAAGTTCGGTGGAAGCACGCTTGTGCTCCTCGttgatgcagcgcgtgtgCAATGGGACGACGACCTGTTGGTCAACTCCGACGCCTGCATCGAAACGCTCGTTCGCGTGGGAATGCGCATGGGCCACGCACGAACGCTGCCTGACAGTGTGGGGGAAGAAACTCGGCCGAGATAA
- a CDS encoding dihydroxy-acid dehydratase, with amino-acid sequence MRRQWWANVARSMARCPARGMSTSCACAAAKERPQPGDLNHYSRIITQPKDQGASQAMLYATHGIESDSDLKRAMVGVASVWYEGNPCNAHLLGVGQRIRQSLDNAGVTGYQFGTVGVSDGISMGTSAMSYSLPSRDLIADSVESCMGGHWLDGCVVVPGCDKNMPGVLMALGRLNRPGIMVYGGTIRPGHCESMSGTLDIVSAFQSYGQYLASGSSPSAEKVRYDTVRHACPGPGACGGMYTANTMASCAEVLGMTLPGSSSFPAEYDEKKAECDSIGQAMRTLLEKNIRPRDIMTRSAFEDAITLTMVLGGSTNAVLHLLAMAKSVGVDLTIDDFQRISDATPFLANLKPSGTYVMEDVHRVLGGIPSVVHYLIENKLIKGEHLTVTGLTLRENCERWVAERGPMPKNQDVLRPIDQPIKSTGHIRVLYGNLAPGGAVAKITGKEGLHFTGKARVFDTEDDMVHAVEQGSIKKGEKTVIILRYKGPKGGPGMPEMLKPTSLIMGAGLGHDVACLTDGRFSGGSHGFVIGHVVPEAQEGGPIVLVQDGDVITIDAERNTINMTSVTDEELEQRRAAWKPRPLKVTQGGLYKYTRLVSDASQGCVTDA; translated from the coding sequence ATGCGACGCCAGTGGTGGGCCAACGTCGCTCGTAGTATGGCACGGTgccctgctcgaggcaTGTCGACGTcttgtgcgtgtgctgcagccAAGGAACGGCCTCAGCCTGGCGACTTGAATCATTACTCTCGCATTATTACCCAGCCCAAAGACCAGGGCGCGTCCCAGGCTATGCTGTATGCAACGCATGGAATCGAGTCCGACTCCGACCTTAAGCGTGCTATGGTGGGTGTTGCAAGTGTGTGGTACGAAGGTAATCCGTGCAATGCGCATCTCCTGGGCGTGGGCCAGCGCATTCGTCAGTCACTGGACAACGCTGGTGTCACGGGCTACCAGTTTGGCACGGTCGGTGTGTCGGACGGTATCAGTATGGGTACAAGTGCCATGTCTTATTCTCTCCCGAGTCGAGATCTCATCGCTGACAGCGTTGAAAGCTGCATGGGTGGCCATTGGCTCGATGGCTGTGTCGTGGTGCCTGGCTGTGACAAGAACATGCCGGGTGTGCTGATGGCCCTCGGTCGCCTGAACCGACCGGGTATTATGGTATATGGTGGTACGATTCGCCCAGGTCATTGCGAGTCCATGTCTGGCACGCTTGATATTGTGAGCGCTTTTCAGAGCTACGGCCAATATCTGGCTTCTGGTAGCTCGCCTAGTGCCGAAAAAGTGCGCTACGATACTGTGCGCCACGCATGTCCCGGTCCAGGTGCATGTGGTGGTATGTACACGGCCAACACCATGGCGTCTTGTGCTGAGGTGCTTGGTATGACGCTGCCTGGCAGTAGTTCCTTCCCTGCGGAATACGACGAGAAGAAGGCCGAATGCGATTCCATTGGTCAGGCCATGCGTACGCTGTTGGAGAAAAACATTCGTCCACGCGACATTATGACGCGCAGTGCATTTGAAGACGCGATCACGCTCACCATGGTGCTGGGTGGCTCTACGAACGCTGTGCTGCACTTACtcgccatggccaagaGTGTCGGCGTCGACTTGACGATTGACGATTTTCAGCGCATCAGTGATGCCACACCATTCCTGGCCAACCTCAAGCCTAGTGGCACCTACGTCATGGAGGACGTCCATCGTGTGCTCGGAGGTATCCCATCGGTTGTGCACTACCTGATCGAAAACAAGCTTATCAAAGGTGAACACCTGACCGTGACTGGTCTTACACTCCGTGAGAACTGCGAGCGGTGGGTCGCTGAACGTGGTCCTATGCCCAAGAATCAGGACGTACTACGCCCGATCGACCAGCCCATCAAAAGCACAGGTCATATTCGTGTGCTGTACGGCAACCTCGCGCCAGGCGGTGCGGTAGCCAAGATCACGGGTAAGGAGGGCCTGCATTTCACCGGCAAGGCTCGTGTATTTGACACAGAGGATGACATGGTGCATGCTGTGGAGCAAGGCTCCATCAAGAAGGGCGAGAAGACGGTAATAATTCTCCGTTACAAGGGCCCCAAGGGTGGTCCGGGTATGCCAGAAATGCTCAAGCCCACGAGCCTCATCATGGGCGCCGGTCTTGGTCATGATGTGGCTTGCCTGACAGATGGGCGCTTCAGTGGTGGATCGCACGGTTTCGTGATTGGACACGTCGTCCCAGAGGCACAAGAGGGCGGTCCTATTGTTCTCGTCCAGGACGGTGATGTCATCACCATCGATGCTGAAAGGAATACGATCAATATGACCAGCGTAACCGACGAAGAACTAGAacagcgccgtgctgcaTGGAAGCCTCGTCCGTTGAAGGTGACGCAGGGCGGCTTGTATAAATACACACGCCTCGTGTCAGATGCAAGCCAGGGTTGTGTCACAGACGCTTAG
- a CDS encoding Ca2+:H+ antiporter, producing the protein MSRLPPELSVPKSPAQSSSPQFQPNQSNSFMSRRNTVTPIAPLRGQATDSPDASFPTEDSMPINEDRGEALIRQRIRERKRDKRTKQRDNSDADASRSLISDSTEKPQSQSVSNPPMSASFRDSGKGVHGHAHFDDTKRMSMDEQAVSDNDPTPQALSDLYGVEAQDSTLGDFDENQDDQNGDELDYTVKDRQDAINIEHPFGLPIWKPALYKKSRSIQRTADKALKCTPGLQTRNSAALGNILWLVFVGIWISCLCFFCAALLYCVPRGGAMYGHKLYGLGTYILWPFGNYVEVECSHASGHRHGPCRLPAVHEHEVKDEEDENLEHVDTPYPGTETDPLVQPGSSALYGGVQNDEEDGQLSEDERISLELKLYHYVFDKNGNDVGASKRIGGILAYALVYGLVIFPALGIVCLLCWALVVTIPMAKLTWTLIKNLASQPLALHFRSPFQIDTRTLKVKDSDQAQFQNVLHPGHMAPLLKRKHRKKGTSKRRSVILVCLYEAMGKEYFKYTVGGVNIMFVNTIPLIFLTQIMFYVIRPYAMSHNITSGVLAMLSNDSIIFIMSLASVLPLSYFIGMAVASISTQSSIGMGAVINATFGSIIELILYSIALTEAKASLVEGSIIGSILAGVLLMPGLSMCSGATRRKEQTFNSRSAGVTSTMLIMAIIGILTPTMFYQIYGKFELVCTGCPDDASNAEDRFRCDKCSYEHISPLDDSFFQTNVKGLIYSCAAILLLAYGIGLWFSLRTHASHIWNSTPSTIHPEHLPPPLHRASVYKRLFPKNYEPRLPLHHQNEAGPSTRDVDSQVSSTSATPSLHNESTSSHTQKQNKSKPQEDMLLDAAARMYQYLFNRHKSGQPYETIAEEQEGQEDGQGGHDAPSWSRSVSLSVLLGCTVMYAIIAEIIVDLVDVVIEGSGLSPKFIGVTLFALVPNTTEFMNAMSFAINGNIALSLEIGSAYALQVCLIQIPVLVGFSAFYNSSYAKSGIDMAARSFTLIFPRWDVIAIILSVFLLTYTYNEARSNYHRGSILILAYLVFIAGFFFAPTIDLDDPTQQPQTRVFTV; encoded by the coding sequence ATGTCTCGCCTGCCGCCAGAGCTCTCTGTACCAAAGTCTCCGGCGCAATCTTCGTCCCCTCAGTTCCAACCAAATCAATCTAATTCCTTCATGTCACGGCGCAACACTGTTACGCCCATTGCACCACTCAGGGGTCAAGCCACCGATTCGCCTGATGCTTCTTTCCCAACTGAGGACTCAATGCCTATCAATGAAGATCGAGGAGAAGCACTCATCAGACAGCGTATCCGAGAGAGGAAGCGCGACAAACGCACAAAACAACGCGACAATTCTGATGCTGACGCGTCTCGTTCATTGATCTCTGACAGCACAGAGAAACCCCAATCACAATCTGTATCAAATCCCCCCATGTCTGCATCGTTCCGCGACAGTGGAAAAGGCGTACATGGTCATGCGCACTTTGATGATACTAAGAGGATGAGCATGGATGAGCAGGCTGTATCCGACAATGACCCAACGCCTCAAGCGCTCTCGGACCTATATGGCGTAGAAGCGCAAGACAGCACTCTGGGTGATTTTGATGAAAATCAGGACGATCAGAATGGGGATGAGTTGGATTATACTGTCAAGGACCGTCAGGATGCGATCAATATTGAACATCCATTTGGTCTGCCTATTTGGAAGCCGGCTTTGTACAAAAAGTCCCGGTCTatccagcgcacggctGATAAGGCACTGAAGTGCACTCCGGGACTTCAGACGCGTAACAGCGCGGCTCTGGGTAACATTTTATGGCTTGTATTCGTTGGTATATGGATCAGCTGCCTGTGCTTCTTTTGTGCGGCTCTGCTTTAttgcgtgcctcgcggcGGTGCTATGTATGGGCACAAATTGTATGGTCTAGGCACATACATACTGTGGCCATTTGGAAATTATGTTGAAGTTGAATGCTCACATGCGAGTGGTCATCGACATGGGCCATGTCGCTTGCCAGCGGTGCACGAACACGAAGTGAaagatgaagaagacgagAATCTGGAACATGTTGATACACCGTATCCTGGCACCGAAACGGATCCACTTGTCCAACCTGGTAGCTCTGCACTGTACGGTGGCGTTCAAAATGATGAAGAGGACGGTCAGCTGTCCGAAGATGAGCGCATTTCACTGGAGCTTAAGCTTTACCACTACGTATTTGACAAAAATGGGAACGATGTTGGTGCCTCGAAGCGCATTGGTGGTATTCTTGCATATGCTCTGGTGTATGGTCTTGTGATATTCCCCGCACTCGGTATTGTGTGTCTATTGTGCTGGGCATTGGTGGTTACGATTCCTATGGCTAAACTTACGTGGACCCTAATCAAGAACTTGGCATCACAACCCCTGGCACTTCATTTCCGTTCTCCTTTTCAAATCGACACGCGCACACTCAAAGTGAAGGACTCGGACCAGGCTCAATTCCAGAATGTGCTCCATCCCGGACACATGGCACCATTGTTGAAACGAAAGCACCGCAAGAAAGGCACATCAAAACGCCGCAGCGTTATTCTGGTCTGTCTTTACGAGGCCATGGGCAAGGAGTATTTTAAGTACACGGTCGGCGGTGTGAACATCATGTTCGTGAATACTATCCCACTGATTTTTCTGACCCAAATCATGTTCTACGTGATTCGCCCTTACGCCATGTCACACAACATCACATCTGGTGTATTGGCTATGTTATCGAATGATTCTATCATCTTTATTATGTCGCTTGCCAGTGTGCTGCCACTTTCCTACTTCATTGGCATGGCTGTGGCTAGTATCAGTACACAAAGCAGTATTGGTATGGGTGCTGTGATTAATGCAACGTTTGGTTCTATTATTGAACTAATCCTCTACAGCATTGCGCTGACAGAAGCCAAGGCTAGTCTCGTCGAAGGCTCCATTATTGGCTCCATTCTCGCAGGCGTTTTACTTATGCCTGGTTTAAGTATGTGCTCTGGAGCCACGCGACGCAAAGAGCAGACATTCAATTCTCGCTCAGCCGGTGTGACGAGCACCATGCTCATTATGGCCATTATTGGCATTTTGACTCCTACTATGTTTTACCAAATCTATGGAAAATTCGAGTTAGTGTGCACCGGATGTCCCGACGATGCCTCCAATGCTGAAGATCGTTTCCGATGCGATAAGTGTTCCTATGAGCACATTTCACCGCTCGATGACTCGTTCTTCCAAACGAATGTCAAGGGTCTTATCTATTCATGTGCCGCGATTCTTCTTCTAGCCTACGGAATTGGTTTGTGGTTTTCCCTTCGGACTCATGCTTCGCATATTTGGAACAGCACTCCCAGTACCATTCATCCTGAGCATTTACCGCCACCACTGCACCGGGCCTCTGTGTACAAACGCTTGTTCCCGAAGAACTACGAGCCGCGCTTGCCTTTGCATCACCAGAACGAAGCTGGACCTTCGACTCGTGACGTGGACAGCCAGGTCAGCAGCACCTCAGCTACACCTAGTCTGCATAATGAATCGACGAGCTCCCACACGCAAAAACAGAACAAGTCGAAGCCACAGGAGGATATGCTTCTGGATGCGGCTGCTCGGATGTACCAATATTTGTTTAACCGACACAAATCGGGTCAACCGTATGAAACCATTGCTGAAGAACAAGAGGGTCAAGAAGATGGACAAGGTGGACATGATGCACCATCATGGAGCAGGAGTGTATCACTCAGCGTCCTTCTTGGATGTACAGTCATGTATGCTATTATTGCCGAAATCATTGTGGATCTTGTGGATGTGGTCATTGAAGGCTCAGGCTTATCGCCCAAATTTATCGGTGTCACTCTTTTTGCTCTTGTTCCAAATACGACAGAATTTATGAATGCAATGAGCTTTGCGATCAATGGAAATATTGCCTTGTCGCTTGAAATTGGTTCTGCTTACGCGCTTCAAGTGTGCTTGATCCAAATTCCCGTGCTGGTTGGATTCAGTGCGTTTTACAATTCTTCTTATGCGAAGTCTGGTATCGATATGGCCGCTCGCTCCTTCACGTTAATCTTCCCACGGTGGGACGTCATTGCTATCATCCTGTCCGTCTTTTTGCTCACATACACCTACAACGAAGCAAGGAGCAACTACCATCGTGGCAGTATTCTGATTCTAGCCTATTTGGTTTTCATTGCTGGATTTTTCTTTGCACCAACTATCGACTTGGACGATCCAACTCAACAGCCACAAACACGCGTCTTTACTGTGTAA
- a CDS encoding aspartate-semialdehyde dehydrogenase: MTDAKIKVGVLGATGTVGQRFILQLSSHPVFELAALGASSSSAGKSYHDAVAGRWKQIHPIPSQVRNMPVHECEPGAFSECSVVFSGLDSGPAGPVEAAFREANLRVFSNAKNYRRDPLCPLIVPLVNPSHFDIVPHQRASLSLDRGFIVTNANCSTTGVIVPLKALEDAFGPLDIVMVQTMQAISGAGYPGVSSLDMLDNIVPYISGEEEKIEWETSKILGGLKQNNTAFDLHESSPMRISAQCNRVPVVDGHLSCVSVSFKKQPAPSPEQVAEALRSYTCEAQKLGCHSAPTQAITVHDELDRPQPRLDREWQNGAGVNVGRIRACPVLDVKFVTLVNNVMLGAATSSVLNAEIAHKKGLLS, encoded by the coding sequence ATGACTGATGCCAAAATCAAGGTTGGTGTGCTGGGTGCCACGGGGACTGTAGGCCAGCGTTTTATTCTTCAGCTAAGTTCGCATCCTGTGTTTGAATTGGCTGCCCTGGGTGCGAGCTCGTCATCTGCGGGAAAGTCCTACCATGACGCCGTGGCCGGTCGTTGGAAGCAAATACATCCAATTCCATCGCAAGTACGCAACATGCCTGTTCACGAGTGTGAACCAGGTGCATTTTCCGAATGCAGCGTGGTGTTCAGCGGTCTTGACAGCGGCCCTGCCGGTCCTGTTGAAGCCGCATTCCGTGAGGCGAATCTACGCGTGTTCTCGAACGCCAAAAACTACCGCCGCGACCCTCTTTGTCCTTTGATTGTCCCACTCGTAAATCCCTCACACTTTGATATTGTGCCACACCAACGTGCATCTTTGTCACTAGACCGTGGATTTATCGTGACGAATGCCAACTGTTCGACGACGGGCGTGATTGTGCcgctcaaggcgctggaggATGCGTTTGGCCCCTTGGATATCGTTATGGTGCAGACCATGCAGGCTATCAGTGGTGCAGGCTACCCTGGTGTGAGCTCTTTAGATATGCTTGACAATATTGTGCCATACATTAGCGGAGAAGAAGAGAAAATTGAGTGGGAGACAAGCAAGATTCTCGGCGGCCTCAAACAAAATAACACTGCCTTTGATTTGCACGAATCCAGTCCGATGCGCATCAGCGCACAATGCAACCGTGTCCCTGTCGTCGATGGTCATTTGTCCTGCGTGAGCGTGAGCTTCAAAAAGCAGCCCGCACCGTCACCTGAGCAAGTAGCTGAGGCTCTGCGGTCGTATACATGTGAGGCCCAAAAGCTTGGATGCCACAGTGCACCTACACAGGCAATCACGGTGCATGATGAATTGGACCGTCCTCAGCCTCGTTTGGACCGTGAGTGGCAAAACGGTGCTGGCGTGAATGTCGGCCGCATCCGCGCATGCCCCGTACTAGACGTCAAGTTTGTGACGCTCGTCAACAACGTGATGCTTGGTGCTGCTACGAGCTCAGTACTGAATGCGGAAATTGCACACAAGAAGGGGCTGCTCTCATAG
- a CDS encoding mitochondrial carrier protein: MELWHPALLGHRSVPTLWASAPKSERSERALGDVNQVPTSVQVYNACIYKKLRQCSDNCGLGLDHPTNHRIVLGDRGTSLRKYASWRIELEQAIDKKIMSATDVSKILWEAQMAHMEQRYVLCAVLLRRASELESAEACAMLAKMFGFGVQQAGTHLFERDSLRGIAWGIRALQLVVLDMERNVTSNSALQIMYQTLKWLCILVCSIESLQALRVMDSYADVSMALLLLFPRSCELLHPEARVKDTIPAELTRESIWSALRDVLCKVKATESMNREEEPGDSVSVEHDLTHIHLFTLFLESFLLMRKAVMEKEAAFMQETYEAWTEYLAETRSNSQEFTQFRNVASEVQQWAAPDAERSLNHTLSEAEMSAMFQRISSVFPFTCAKSKEPHISVTQMNEHRLKHQRSRRDLRASWNIPLRKPMSYPQPYSQIKPPSALSAPSTDHAMRHNTQRFFGSTSTKLRDVSNVMNRRILSADHACMMDSEPDDEAPYWSRMGDKVGKVRRRPSSVLSVTPSLMFPSKAPVDTNAPGVSEADTKQEHIYATSSTVGSTSDADRLRSRLRRQSSRASLHAAIQS, from the coding sequence ATCGCTCCGTTCCCACTTTGTGGGCATCTGCGCCAAAAAGCGAGCGTAGCGAGAGGGCGTTGGGTGATGTAAATCAAGTGCCAACGAGTGTTCAGGTGTACAATGCATGTATATATAAAAAACTTCGACAATGCAGCGATAACTGTGGCTTGGGTCTCGATCATCCCACTAACCACCGAATTGTCCTAGGAGATCGTGGAACCAGTCTGCGTAAGTACGCGAGCTGGCGCATAGAACTAGAACAAGCCATTGATAAGAAAATTATGAGCGCTACAGACGTATCCAAGATCTTATGGGAGGCTCAGATGGCACATATGGAACAACGCTATGTGCTTTGTGCCGTTCTCCTTCGACGTGCATCCGAGCTTGAATCAGCAGAAGCATGCGCTATGCTTGCAAAGATGTTTGGCTTCGGCGTTCAGCAGGCAGGTACCCATCTGTTCGAAAGAGATTCGCTCCGTGGTATCGCATGGGGCATTCGTGCCCTTCAACTGGTCGTGTTAGATATGGAAAGAAATGTAACATCAAATTCGGCCCTACAGATTATGTATCAAACCCTCAAGTGGTTGTGCATACTCGTATGTTCAATCGAGTCTCTCCAAGCACTCAGGGTCATGGATTCATATGCTGATGTGTCCATGGCACTATTACTTTTATTTCCCCGTTCATGCGAGCTTTTGCACCCAGAAGCCCGCGTCAAAGACACGATACCGGCTGAACTAACTCGTGAATCGATTTGGTCAGCACTCCGTGATGTTCTTTGCAAGGTCAAGGCCACCGAGTCAATGAATAGGGAAGAGGAACCCGGAGACTCTGTCTCTGTAGAGCATGATCTGACCCATATCCACTTGTTCACTTTGTTCTTGGAATCTTTCTTACTCATGCGCAAAGCTGTCATGGAAAAAGAAGCAGCTTTTATGCAGGAAACGTATGAGGCTTGGACTGAGTACTTGGCAGAGACCCGATCCAATTCTCAGGAGTTTACGCAATTTCGAAATGTGGCCTCCGAAGTCCAACAATGGGCCGCACCGGACGCGGAACGTTCGCTCAATCATACGCTCAGTGAGGCAGAGATGTCGGCCATGTTTCAGCGCATTTCGAGTGTGTTCCCGTTCACATGTGCGAAGTCAAAGGAGCCACACATCAGTGTGACTCAGATGAATGAGCATCGTCTCAAGCACCAGAGAAGCCGTCGTGATCTCCGCGCTTCTTGGAACATTCCTCTGAGGAAACCCATGAGCTACCCTCAGCCCTATTCACAAATCAAACCACCCAGTGCATTATCAGCGCCTTCCACTGACCATGCGATGAGGCACAATACGCAGCGTTTTTTTGGCAGCACATCTACCAAATTGCGTGATGTGTCCAATGTCATGAACCGCCGAATTCTTTCAGCAGATCATGCGTGCATGATGGACTCGGAACCAGACGATGAAGCACCATACTGGAGCAGAATGGGAGACAAAGTTGGCAAAGTCAGGCGACGACCATCTAGCGTATTGTCCGTCACTCCGTCTCTTATGTTCCCTTCTAAAGCGCCAGTCGACACGAACGCACCTGGCGTTAGTGAGGCAGACACCAAGCAGGAGCATATTTATGCAACATCTAGCACGGTCGGCTCAACGTCTGATGCTGACCGACTACGATCACGGCTTCGAAGACAAAGTTCGCGCGCCTCGTTGCATGCGGCCATACAGAGTTGA